In Bacillus sp. SB49, a single window of DNA contains:
- a CDS encoding SET domain-containing protein, whose protein sequence is MIEVRTSRFEDEELNRGMFATRDIAKDELIHEAPVIPYPNSEHVHIEKTRLADYAFEYGENHTAFLLGYGMMFNHSYEPNANYKINFEQHTFDFYAYKDIKQGEEVFINYNGFVDEQELLWFDKEEE, encoded by the coding sequence ATGATTGAAGTACGTACATCCCGTTTCGAGGATGAGGAGTTGAACAGAGGAATGTTTGCAACCCGCGACATTGCCAAAGACGAACTGATCCACGAAGCGCCCGTCATCCCCTACCCCAACAGCGAACACGTGCATATTGAAAAGACGCGTCTTGCCGACTATGCCTTTGAATACGGGGAGAACCATACCGCCTTTTTGCTCGGTTATGGAATGATGTTCAATCACTCCTACGAACCGAATGCCAATTATAAAATTAACTTCGAGCAGCATACGTTCGATTTCTATGCTTATAAGGACATTAAACAAGGAGAAGAAGTGTTCATCAACTATAATGGTTTCGTAGATGAGCAGGAGCTTCTATGGTTTGACAAAGAAGAAGAATAA
- a CDS encoding LysR family transcriptional regulator, which produces MDQKDWDILRAVDERKSLTKAAEALFISQPALSYRLKQLEDTFQAKLFFRTKTGIAFTSEGEHLVAYAKRQLQELQTLSDELMNIGKEVRGTLRIGVSSNFAQYKLPALLKKFSEQYPNIQFDVQTGWSVEIKNLLSRSHIHLGILRGDYDWEGEKQLLIKEQLHIISKDAVAVEDLPSLPFINYKTDNSLQSLITKWWNNHFSQSPYSPMEVDRQETSKEMVKHGLGFAVVPEICLRPSDQLYTEGLHYKNGEPVMRDTWLMYRPDYLKLHIVKAFIDFLMSQQKVKL; this is translated from the coding sequence ATGGATCAAAAAGATTGGGACATCCTGCGTGCTGTAGATGAAAGGAAAAGCTTGACCAAAGCAGCCGAGGCCCTGTTCATATCTCAACCAGCCTTGAGTTACCGTTTAAAACAGCTGGAGGATACCTTTCAAGCAAAACTCTTCTTCCGCACGAAGACAGGCATTGCATTCACCTCGGAAGGAGAACACCTCGTCGCCTATGCAAAAAGACAGCTCCAAGAGCTGCAGACCTTGTCCGATGAACTGATGAACATTGGTAAAGAGGTGCGGGGCACGTTAAGAATCGGTGTTTCCAGTAACTTCGCCCAATATAAACTCCCTGCTCTTTTAAAGAAATTTTCGGAGCAATACCCGAACATTCAATTCGACGTTCAAACAGGATGGAGTGTTGAAATTAAGAATTTGTTGAGCCGGTCCCATATCCACCTCGGCATTTTGAGAGGAGATTATGATTGGGAAGGCGAAAAACAGCTGCTCATTAAGGAACAGCTCCATATCATTTCCAAAGACGCAGTCGCTGTGGAGGATTTACCGAGCCTCCCGTTTATTAACTACAAGACAGATAATTCCCTGCAGTCGCTCATTACGAAGTGGTGGAACAATCATTTTTCCCAGTCCCCGTACTCTCCAATGGAAGTGGATCGTCAGGAAACGAGTAAAGAAATGGTCAAGCACGGCCTCGGGTTTGCGGTAGTACCGGAAATCTGTCTCCGTCCATCCGATCAGCTGTACACAGAAGGGCTTCATTATAAGAACGGGGAACCTGTCATGCGGGATACATGGTTAATGTACAGGCCGGACTACTTGAAGCTTCACATTGTCAAAGCCTTCATCGACTTCCTCATGAGCCAGCAAAAAGTTAAATTATAA
- the corA gene encoding magnesium/cobalt transporter CorA, translating into MINIMAYSKEKGMQEGIPMQELRSETWDWYWVDFEEPTKEEIGMLETEFHFHPLAIEDCLQGLQRPKLDYYDDHTFFVIHSVSRMELEKKEIDIFLGDCSIVTFHKEKNDPLEQAKRMVRRVKDYQEVDEYFVFHQILDKVVDNYFPIIYKIEDHINDIEDNTKNLSMERLLEELFDRRGELLTLRQTVHPMRDLLYRILNSHHLDGVFDRREYFADIHDHLVKVADMIASNREMTQDIRDSYLSLNSHETNRTMQILTVISVIFMPLTFIVGVYGMNFSNMPELSTTYGYLVVWIIMISVAVGMYIWFRNKGWFD; encoded by the coding sequence ATGATAAACATTATGGCTTACTCCAAAGAGAAGGGGATGCAGGAAGGAATACCGATGCAGGAGCTGCGGTCTGAGACTTGGGACTGGTACTGGGTGGATTTCGAAGAGCCGACGAAGGAAGAAATCGGGATGCTGGAAACGGAATTCCATTTCCATCCGCTCGCCATCGAAGACTGTCTGCAAGGGTTGCAGCGACCGAAGCTGGATTATTACGACGACCATACTTTTTTTGTCATCCACTCGGTCAGTCGAATGGAGCTTGAGAAGAAGGAGATCGATATCTTCCTTGGTGACTGCTCGATCGTAACCTTTCATAAAGAGAAAAACGATCCGCTTGAACAGGCGAAACGGATGGTCCGACGCGTAAAAGATTACCAAGAGGTCGATGAATATTTCGTGTTCCACCAGATTCTCGATAAGGTCGTAGACAATTATTTCCCGATCATCTATAAGATTGAGGATCACATCAATGATATCGAGGACAATACGAAGAACCTTTCCATGGAGCGGTTGCTGGAGGAGCTGTTTGATCGCAGAGGGGAACTTTTGACGCTGCGTCAAACGGTCCATCCGATGCGCGACTTACTGTATCGTATTTTGAACTCCCACCATTTGGACGGGGTTTTTGACCGGAGGGAATACTTTGCTGATATCCACGATCATTTGGTCAAAGTGGCGGACATGATCGCTTCCAACAGGGAGATGACGCAGGATATCCGGGACAGTTATTTATCCTTAAACTCCCATGAAACGAACCGGACGATGCAGATCCTTACGGTTATTTCGGTCATCTTCATGCCGCTGACCTTTATCGTAGGCGTGTATGGGATGAACTTCTCAAACATGCCGGAATTAAGTACCACATACGGTTATCTGGTTGTTTGGATCATCATGATCAGCGTTGCGGTAGGGATGTACATCTGGTTCCGTAACAAAGGATGGTTTGATTAA
- a CDS encoding 2-methylaconitate cis-trans isomerase PrpF family protein, which produces MYKVPVTLMRGGTSKGVFILKDHMPADREEWEPFLLDIMGSPDPNQIDGLGGANSLTSKVAIISKSTHPFHHVDYTFAQVSLDKQVVDFNGNCGNISSAVGPYAISKGMVDLLEPVTTVQIWNTNTKKLISAEVEVEGGKVKTEGSYEIPGVPGSGSPIFLSFEKPEGAVTGRIFPSGKPKEYVACSYGTIPISIVDVANPLVMVNAAHVGLAGDELPDDFSSETLKRLEEVRSIAAELCGFSAKEDASDQSPAVPKLTIVAETSKHTDIQGITHEKEDVDVLVRMMSMQKPHKALAITGAVCLSVASRLTGTVLSDLAIRSQDSLRIGHPGGVLEAYITEDPDVRVKIGRTARLLMEGIVYTKKDYEIKAKADSRLLSTFLHESI; this is translated from the coding sequence ATGTATAAAGTTCCGGTGACTCTTATGCGAGGGGGAACGAGCAAAGGTGTATTTATTTTGAAGGATCACATGCCTGCCGATCGAGAAGAGTGGGAGCCGTTTCTTCTCGATATCATGGGGAGCCCCGATCCCAATCAAATCGATGGATTGGGAGGGGCAAATTCCCTTACAAGTAAAGTGGCGATCATCAGTAAAAGCACCCATCCGTTCCATCACGTAGACTACACGTTCGCGCAAGTCAGTCTTGACAAACAAGTCGTAGATTTTAATGGGAATTGTGGCAATATCTCATCCGCTGTCGGACCATATGCAATCAGTAAAGGGATGGTGGATCTCCTTGAGCCGGTTACGACGGTTCAAATATGGAACACAAATACGAAGAAGCTGATAAGTGCAGAGGTGGAAGTCGAAGGCGGTAAAGTCAAGACGGAGGGAAGCTACGAGATTCCGGGCGTCCCTGGAAGTGGATCGCCGATTTTTCTTTCCTTCGAGAAACCGGAAGGGGCCGTTACTGGGAGAATTTTTCCTTCCGGGAAGCCTAAAGAGTACGTTGCGTGCTCTTATGGTACCATTCCTATTTCCATTGTGGATGTGGCCAATCCGCTCGTGATGGTAAATGCTGCTCACGTCGGACTCGCAGGAGATGAACTACCGGATGATTTTTCCAGTGAAACATTAAAGAGGTTGGAGGAAGTCCGTTCGATAGCAGCTGAGCTTTGTGGGTTCTCAGCGAAGGAGGATGCTTCTGACCAATCACCTGCTGTACCGAAATTGACTATTGTAGCCGAGACTTCTAAGCACACGGATATCCAAGGAATTACTCATGAGAAAGAGGACGTTGACGTGCTTGTTAGAATGATGTCAATGCAGAAGCCGCACAAGGCCCTGGCTATTACAGGGGCCGTCTGCCTCTCCGTTGCAAGCAGGTTGACTGGTACCGTGCTCTCTGATCTGGCAATCCGGTCGCAGGATTCCCTTCGGATCGGACATCCTGGAGGCGTTCTGGAAGCATATATTACCGAAGATCCGGATGTCCGGGTGAAAATCGGAAGGACGGCGAGGCTCTTAATGGAGGGAATCGTTTATACCAAAAAAGATTATGAAATAAAGGCAAAAGCCGATTCCCGGCTGTTATCCACCTTCCTCCATGAGTCTATTTAA
- a CDS encoding GNAT family N-acetyltransferase: MEKKERTEDAGMADTDKALHIQGRLVRLRSIEDTDIPVLYDLIYQGFEPEWKKWDAPYYPLEPHTLESYRSHEHARKARLKNGEPDSRLIIEVEGRIIGTVTYYWEHKPSLWLEVGIGIYDPHYWNGGYGSEALELWIDHLFRHLPLARVGLTTWSRNERMMRVGEKLGMKVEGRMRKCRIYEGAYYDSIRMGILREEWNRRMVL; encoded by the coding sequence ATGGAAAAAAAGGAAAGAACGGAGGATGCGGGCATGGCAGATACGGATAAAGCACTGCATATACAAGGACGGCTCGTACGTTTGAGAAGCATCGAGGATACGGATATTCCCGTCCTTTATGACTTGATTTATCAAGGATTCGAGCCGGAGTGGAAGAAGTGGGACGCTCCTTACTACCCGTTGGAGCCGCACACGTTGGAAAGCTACCGCAGCCACGAGCACGCAAGAAAAGCAAGGCTGAAGAATGGAGAACCGGACTCTCGATTAATTATAGAAGTCGAAGGCCGAATCATCGGTACCGTCACCTATTACTGGGAACACAAGCCTTCCCTCTGGCTCGAAGTCGGTATCGGCATCTATGACCCGCACTACTGGAACGGCGGTTACGGTTCCGAGGCTTTGGAATTGTGGATCGATCACTTGTTCCGTCATCTCCCGCTCGCACGGGTCGGGCTCACGACATGGTCAAGAAACGAACGGATGATGCGGGTCGGCGAGAAATTGGGAATGAAAGTCGAAGGCAGAATGCGTAAGTGCCGAATTTATGAAGGCGCCTACTACGATTCGATTCGGATGGGAATCCTGAGGGAAGAATGGAATAGACGGATGGTTCTATAG
- a CDS encoding FAD-dependent oxidoreductase encodes MYDVAIIGGGPAGASAGLFTAKAGKKTVVFDHGKSITKMAWVENHYGVDGIKGPDLLKQGQAQAAKFGAEIVSETVNGIVTKGEAHEIQTETRSYEVEHIIFATGMSVKAAENLGVDIIKGTEPRVAKIIQTDENGHTSMPKVWAAGTAAGASVHTIITAGDGAKVAVNVISALNGKRYVDHDVLE; translated from the coding sequence ATGTACGATGTCGCCATTATCGGCGGTGGCCCGGCAGGCGCAAGTGCCGGACTTTTCACCGCCAAAGCAGGCAAGAAGACAGTCGTATTCGATCACGGAAAAAGCATAACGAAGATGGCCTGGGTGGAAAATCATTACGGAGTGGACGGAATCAAAGGGCCGGACCTCTTGAAACAGGGACAGGCCCAGGCAGCGAAGTTCGGAGCAGAGATTGTATCGGAAACCGTAAACGGAATTGTCACTAAAGGCGAAGCACATGAGATTCAAACCGAAACCCGCTCCTACGAAGTCGAACACATCATCTTTGCAACTGGCATGTCCGTCAAGGCAGCGGAAAATCTTGGCGTAGACATTATAAAAGGCACCGAGCCCCGGGTCGCAAAAATAATCCAAACAGACGAAAACGGGCACACATCGATGCCTAAAGTTTGGGCGGCAGGGACCGCAGCAGGCGCAAGTGTCCATACCATCATCACTGCAGGAGATGGAGCAAAAGTAGCGGTCAACGTTATCAGCGCCCTGAATGGAAAGCGCTACGTCGACCATGATGTATTGGAATAA